From the genome of Solidesulfovibrio carbinolicus, one region includes:
- a CDS encoding ACP S-malonyltransferase gives MSATENRLAVLFPGQGSQEKGMGRELAEASAEAAQLWTMAEKASGLPLREIYWEGDETAMADTRSLQPAMTAVTLGLWFHLKSKLSPLVGFAGHSLGEYAALAASGMVEVPAVFELTSLRGRLMAEAAGGDGRMAAVLKLSLTDIEDVVRQAAESTGKILLVANYNSPGQYVLSGEAEAVEAAAALVKDKKGRAVPLAVSGAFHSPLMAEPAAELEKALRRAGLRAPSVAPVYHNVTGRPEPDAAQALDLMCRQMTSQVRWIDTLAALWQAGARTFVELGPKGVLTKLLAANLKECGEPYTGVSVAKPADAAALEA, from the coding sequence GTGAGCGCAACCGAAAACCGCCTGGCCGTGCTGTTCCCCGGTCAGGGTTCCCAGGAAAAAGGCATGGGCCGCGAACTGGCCGAGGCTTCGGCCGAAGCGGCGCAGCTGTGGACGATGGCGGAAAAGGCCTCGGGCCTGCCCCTGCGTGAAATCTACTGGGAGGGCGACGAAACGGCCATGGCCGACACCCGCTCCCTTCAGCCCGCCATGACCGCCGTGACCCTGGGCCTGTGGTTTCATCTCAAGTCGAAACTATCCCCGCTGGTCGGGTTTGCCGGGCACAGCCTTGGCGAATACGCCGCCCTGGCCGCCTCGGGCATGGTCGAGGTCCCGGCCGTGTTCGAACTGACCAGCCTTCGCGGCCGGCTCATGGCCGAAGCCGCCGGCGGCGACGGCCGCATGGCCGCCGTGCTCAAGCTCTCTCTGACAGACATTGAGGACGTGGTGCGCCAGGCAGCCGAATCGACGGGCAAAATTCTGCTGGTCGCCAACTACAATTCCCCGGGCCAGTACGTGCTCTCCGGCGAAGCCGAGGCCGTGGAGGCCGCCGCCGCCCTGGTTAAGGACAAAAAGGGCCGGGCCGTGCCCCTGGCCGTCAGCGGCGCGTTTCACAGCCCGCTTATGGCCGAGCCGGCCGCCGAGCTGGAAAAGGCCCTGCGCCGGGCCGGGCTTCGCGCCCCGTCCGTCGCTCCGGTCTACCACAACGTCACCGGCCGTCCCGAGCCCGACGCCGCCCAGGCGCTTGACCTCATGTGCCGCCAGATGACCTCGCAGGTGCGTTGGATCGACACCCTGGCCGCCTTGTGGCAGGCCGGCGCGCGCACCTTTGTGGAGCTTGGCCCCAAGGGTGTGCTGACCAAGCTGTTAGCCGCCAATCTCAAGGAATGCGGCGAACCCTATACGGGCGTTTCCGTGGCCAAACCCGCCGACGCCGCTGCTTTGGAGGCCTGA
- the argS gene encoding arginine--tRNA ligase — translation MRATAILRDLLASALESQGIAWPVKTTIEPPRDKAHGDLATNVAMMASKAAKKPPRELAESLRQTLAADPRLASVEVAGPGFLNVAFTPAFWQETVCDVAKAGDGYGLLDIGQGVKIQVEFVSANPTGPLHIGHGRGAAVGDSLARVLRAAGFTVETEYYINDAGRQMRILGMSILYRYKELLGEPVTEPEDYYRGEYVIPLAQDMVDTHGRTLLEMPEAEATDLCRLHGEREILAGIKKDLEDFRVHHDVWFPESTLLAAGAVDAAFTELRDKKLAYDQDGAFWFASTAFGDDKDRVLVKSGGELTYFASDIAYHADKFRRGFDVVVDIWGADHHGYVPRMKACVSALGRDPEASLKVILVQLVNLLRGGEQIAMSTRAGKFETLADVVKEVGADSARFMFLSRKSDSHLDFDLDAVKEKSMDNPVYYVQYAHARVRSLFAKAEERGLAVAETSPELLALLTTDEDLELLKLLEQYPDTVAAAARTFSPHLVSFYLRDLAGRLHRYYTVNPVLTAGSDDLASARLRLLDAVAQTIKNGLDLLGVSAPDKM, via the coding sequence ATGCGCGCCACAGCCATTTTGCGCGATCTTCTGGCCAGCGCCCTGGAAAGCCAGGGCATCGCCTGGCCGGTCAAGACCACCATCGAACCGCCCCGGGACAAGGCCCACGGCGATCTGGCCACCAACGTGGCCATGATGGCCTCCAAGGCGGCCAAGAAGCCGCCCCGGGAGCTGGCCGAGTCCCTGCGCCAGACCCTGGCCGCCGATCCCCGGCTGGCCTCGGTGGAGGTCGCCGGTCCGGGCTTTCTCAATGTCGCCTTCACTCCGGCCTTCTGGCAGGAGACGGTTTGCGACGTGGCCAAGGCCGGCGACGGCTACGGCCTGCTCGACATCGGCCAGGGCGTCAAAATCCAGGTGGAGTTCGTCTCGGCCAACCCCACCGGGCCGTTGCACATCGGCCACGGGCGCGGCGCGGCCGTGGGCGACAGCCTGGCCCGGGTGCTGCGGGCGGCCGGCTTCACCGTCGAAACCGAATACTACATCAACGATGCCGGCCGCCAGATGCGCATCCTGGGCATGTCCATCCTCTACCGCTACAAGGAGCTCCTCGGCGAGCCCGTGACCGAGCCCGAGGACTACTACCGGGGCGAATACGTCATTCCCCTGGCCCAGGACATGGTGGACACCCACGGCCGCACGCTGCTCGAAATGCCCGAAGCCGAAGCCACCGACCTCTGCCGGCTGCACGGCGAACGCGAGATCCTGGCCGGCATCAAGAAAGACCTGGAAGACTTCCGGGTCCACCACGATGTCTGGTTCCCGGAATCGACCCTGCTCGCGGCCGGGGCCGTGGACGCCGCCTTTACCGAACTTCGCGACAAGAAGCTGGCCTACGACCAGGACGGAGCCTTCTGGTTCGCCTCTACCGCCTTTGGCGACGACAAGGACCGTGTGCTGGTCAAGTCCGGCGGCGAGCTGACCTACTTCGCCTCGGACATCGCCTACCACGCCGACAAGTTCCGCCGGGGCTTCGATGTGGTGGTGGATATCTGGGGGGCCGACCACCACGGCTACGTGCCGCGCATGAAGGCCTGCGTCTCGGCCCTGGGGCGCGACCCCGAGGCCAGCCTCAAGGTCATTTTGGTCCAGCTCGTCAACCTGCTGAGGGGCGGCGAGCAGATCGCCATGTCCACCCGGGCCGGCAAGTTCGAGACCCTGGCCGACGTGGTCAAGGAAGTCGGGGCCGACTCGGCCCGCTTCATGTTCCTGTCGCGCAAATCCGACAGTCACCTGGACTTCGACCTCGACGCGGTCAAGGAAAAGTCCATGGACAACCCGGTCTACTACGTCCAGTACGCCCATGCCCGTGTACGTTCGCTTTTTGCCAAGGCCGAGGAGCGCGGCCTGGCCGTGGCCGAGACCTCGCCGGAACTCCTGGCCCTGCTGACCACCGACGAGGATCTGGAGCTGCTCAAGCTCCTGGAGCAGTATCCCGACACCGTGGCCGCCGCCGCCCGGACCTTTTCACCGCATCTGGTGAGCTTTTATCTGCGCGACCTGGCCGGACGCCTGCACCGCTACTACACCGTCAACCCGGTGCTGACCGCCGGGAGCGACGACCTGGCCTCGGCCCGGCTGCGGCTCCTCGACGCCGTGGCCCAGACGATCAAAAACGGTCTGGACCTGCTTGGCGTCAGTGCGCCGGACAAGATGTAA
- a CDS encoding SPOR domain-containing protein codes for MKLLSRLNATRENGGPRKFTFEISMSGVVSVGIVVVLGMCWVFILGILVGRGYKPETAVPQIAQMMPTTEAKLPDGEAKAPPSVLKPEDLQFMEDVHNQPGAEAADAAPAKTPAEPKKQAAPAKPHDQTEVRPVGGAAAGATPRPATSPASPAAPRAAAVVPPPAKPADTPKVDPKSTFDKKTGPRYTATYQVASFPGKAQAETHVKDLAKKGVTASVREAKSGNNVVFRVTIQVKGSDAEISDSLKKSGEKGAILLGKKPL; via the coding sequence ATGAAGCTTTTAAGCCGCCTAAACGCCACCCGCGAAAACGGGGGGCCGCGCAAATTCACTTTTGAGATCAGCATGTCCGGCGTGGTGTCCGTCGGCATTGTGGTCGTGCTCGGCATGTGCTGGGTGTTTATTCTCGGCATCCTGGTCGGCCGGGGCTACAAGCCCGAGACGGCCGTGCCCCAGATCGCCCAGATGATGCCGACCACCGAAGCCAAGCTGCCAGACGGCGAAGCCAAGGCCCCGCCGTCGGTGCTCAAGCCCGAGGATCTCCAGTTCATGGAGGATGTCCACAACCAGCCCGGAGCCGAGGCGGCCGACGCCGCGCCGGCCAAAACTCCGGCCGAGCCCAAAAAACAGGCCGCCCCGGCCAAACCCCACGACCAGACCGAAGTGCGTCCCGTGGGCGGCGCGGCGGCTGGGGCCACGCCCCGTCCGGCCACGTCGCCGGCTTCACCGGCCGCGCCCCGGGCGGCGGCCGTCGTTCCCCCGCCGGCCAAGCCAGCCGACACGCCCAAGGTCGATCCCAAATCGACCTTCGACAAAAAGACCGGACCGCGCTATACCGCCACCTATCAGGTGGCCTCGTTCCCGGGCAAAGCCCAGGCCGAAACCCACGTCAAGGATCTGGCGAAAAAGGGCGTGACCGCTTCGGTGCGCGAGGCCAAGTCCGGCAATAACGTGGTATTTCGGGTCACTATCCAGGTGAAGGGGTCGGATGCGGAAATATCCGACTCCCTCAAGAAGAGCGGCGAAAAAGGCGCTATACTTCTCGGCAAAAAACCCTTATGA
- a CDS encoding pyruvoyl-dependent arginine decarboxylase — protein MLPGSSVPTKAFFTKGVGRHKNKLQSFELALREAGIEKLNLVYVSSIYPPHCQLLTPEEGVKLLSPGQITFCVMARNATDEKNRLVGSAVGMAFPADKSNYGYISEHTGFGAEEQEIGDFAEDLASTMLATTLGIDFDPETAYDERRQTYLMSGKIIDSASMPCVTTGETGMWTTTISAVVFIP, from the coding sequence ATGCTTCCAGGCTCTTCCGTTCCCACCAAGGCGTTTTTCACCAAGGGCGTCGGCCGCCACAAGAACAAGCTGCAGTCGTTCGAGTTGGCCCTTCGCGAGGCCGGCATCGAAAAGCTGAACTTGGTTTACGTGTCGAGCATTTATCCGCCCCATTGCCAGTTGCTCACCCCTGAGGAAGGGGTCAAGCTGCTGAGCCCCGGGCAGATCACCTTCTGCGTCATGGCCAGAAACGCCACCGACGAAAAGAACCGTCTGGTCGGCTCCGCCGTGGGCATGGCCTTCCCGGCCGACAAGTCGAACTATGGCTACATCTCCGAGCACACCGGCTTTGGCGCGGAAGAGCAGGAGATCGGCGACTTCGCCGAGGATCTGGCCTCCACCATGCTGGCCACCACGCTCGGCATCGACTTCGACCCCGAGACCGCCTACGACGAGCGCCGCCAGACCTACCTCATGAGCGGCAAGATCATCGACTCGGCTTCCATGCCCTGCGTCACCACCGGTGAAACGGGCATGTGGACCACGACCATCTCGGCGGTGGTTTTCATCCCCTAG
- the nth gene encoding endonuclease III: MMDAALRAAVIHDRLRPLFPDPKPALDHQDAYELLVATVLAAQCTDARVNTVTPEFFRRWPDPAALAQAAVGEVEGVVHSTGFFRQKAKNLVAAANILVERHGGRIPASMAELTALPGVARKTANIVLSNALGINVGIAVDTHVRRLSFRLGLTTSENPVIIEKDLMPLFAPEAYGEINHLLVLFGREVCKARRPRCGDCVLNDVCPKHGV; the protein is encoded by the coding sequence ATGATGGACGCGGCTTTGCGTGCTGCGGTCATCCATGACCGCCTGCGCCCGCTTTTTCCCGACCCCAAGCCGGCCCTGGATCACCAAGACGCCTACGAGCTGCTGGTGGCCACGGTGCTGGCCGCCCAGTGCACCGACGCCCGGGTCAACACCGTCACGCCGGAATTCTTCCGCCGCTGGCCCGACCCCGCCGCCTTGGCCCAGGCCGCGGTCGGCGAGGTCGAAGGCGTGGTGCATTCCACCGGCTTTTTCCGGCAAAAGGCCAAAAACCTCGTGGCCGCCGCCAATATCCTGGTCGAACGCCATGGGGGCCGGATACCGGCCAGCATGGCCGAACTGACCGCCCTGCCGGGGGTAGCCCGCAAGACCGCCAACATCGTCCTGTCCAATGCCCTGGGCATAAACGTCGGCATCGCCGTGGACACCCACGTGCGCCGCCTGTCCTTTCGCCTGGGCTTGACGACGTCGGAAAACCCGGTCATCATTGAAAAAGATTTAATGCCCCTGTTCGCCCCCGAGGCCTACGGCGAGATCAACCACCTCCTCGTTCTTTTTGGACGCGAGGTGTGCAAGGCTCGCCGCCCCCGGTGCGGCGACTGCGTGCTCAACGACGTCTGCCCCAAACACGGGGTGTGA
- a CDS encoding fused MFS/spermidine synthase: MPATTASPHATRADRLVLAAVFLVSGASALLFETLWLHLAGLTFGVSVYASALVLSSFMGGLALGNGLISRFGRDITDPVRFYAAMEVLVGLWGLMLVLGFPWLTVWLGAVLHPALDKPMLLNTLRFSFSFLLFLLPATAMGATLPLLVKALACRPGEFGKALGRLYGINTLGACLGALLGEMVLIAPLGLSGTGLVACGLNLLAAVGALAIAKRFRDEPLREDEPAKAAPARLSTRAKRLLAAGFCCGAAFLALEVVWMRFLQLFVRSTSLAFAVMLAVILAGIGLGGMFAGWWLRREADGRRIAAPLALLTAAAALLSFRLFEAASGVTIDGYQSLDWRYVSVLSVTLMFPAAFLSGILFTALGEAFHREVGDRARSAGLIAMANTLGAMTGPLLGGFVLIPALGMEKTLFALCALYLAPALLCAGGSAPWPSFRSGRFLQIAAAVFALFLAVFPFGVMRQYLNKACVDFLKDGEILVRTVEGVTGTLQYLRKDYLGQPLYYRLVTDGYSMSSTDRGARRYMKLFAYFPQAVLPNPKSALLICFGTGSTASALVENKALERIDVVDISRDVLAGSQVVYPQPGTNPLDDPRVRAHVEDGRFYLLASQRKYDIITAEPPPPMMAGVVNLYSREYFALMRDRLNDGGMVTYWLPVFEISPGDAKAILKAFSDVFENASLWTGDNFNWMMVGVKKPKGPKPAADFPAPWKTAPTAEGLRQIAVEEPAQLGALFMLDGQDMANYLGDAKPLTDNYPKRLTGYPESPQAQQRDVAAHNALMDANASKERFAASKQAELLLPQSVKAEAEAWFETQQIINTYLNNMIPPPPPLPAVNYVLAGTDLTVLPLWLMKSDPKKVDIVEKAMAAGMPPSAETEFQLGVKALADRNYLLAEAKLKRAQDLGYPSNLAPARVYILCMAGLLSQAEDLARQAFKGGQASASARAYMEWLAQTFGFTSPF, translated from the coding sequence ATGCCGGCCACCACCGCTTCTCCCCATGCCACCCGCGCCGATAGACTGGTCCTTGCCGCCGTCTTTCTCGTTTCCGGCGCGTCGGCGCTGCTGTTTGAAACGCTCTGGCTCCATCTGGCCGGACTGACCTTTGGCGTCAGCGTCTATGCCAGCGCGCTCGTCCTTTCGAGCTTCATGGGTGGATTGGCCCTGGGCAACGGACTTATTTCCCGCTTTGGCCGCGACATCACCGACCCGGTGCGGTTCTACGCCGCCATGGAAGTCCTGGTCGGCCTGTGGGGATTGATGCTGGTCCTGGGCTTTCCCTGGCTGACCGTCTGGCTCGGGGCGGTGCTCCATCCTGCCCTGGACAAGCCGATGCTTCTTAATACCCTGCGATTTTCCTTCTCCTTTCTGCTGTTCCTGCTGCCGGCCACGGCCATGGGCGCCACCCTGCCGCTGCTGGTCAAGGCCCTGGCCTGCCGGCCCGGCGAATTCGGCAAGGCGCTGGGACGTCTTTACGGCATCAACACCCTGGGGGCCTGCCTGGGGGCGCTGCTCGGTGAGATGGTCCTCATAGCCCCCCTGGGCCTTTCCGGCACGGGGTTGGTGGCCTGCGGCTTGAACCTCCTGGCCGCCGTGGGGGCTCTGGCCATCGCCAAACGTTTCCGGGACGAACCCCTTCGTGAAGACGAGCCGGCCAAGGCCGCTCCCGCCCGCCTGAGCACTCGGGCCAAACGGCTCCTGGCGGCTGGCTTCTGCTGTGGTGCGGCCTTTTTGGCCCTGGAAGTCGTCTGGATGCGCTTTTTGCAGCTCTTTGTGCGCTCCACCAGCCTGGCCTTTGCCGTCATGCTGGCCGTGATCCTGGCCGGCATCGGCCTTGGCGGCATGTTCGCCGGCTGGTGGCTGCGGCGCGAGGCCGACGGCCGGCGCATCGCCGCGCCCCTGGCCCTGCTTACGGCCGCCGCCGCCTTGCTCTCCTTTCGGCTTTTCGAAGCCGCCTCGGGCGTCACCATCGATGGCTACCAGTCCCTGGACTGGCGTTACGTGTCCGTGCTGTCGGTCACCCTCATGTTCCCAGCGGCTTTCCTCTCGGGCATCCTTTTCACGGCCCTGGGCGAGGCCTTCCACCGCGAAGTCGGCGACCGGGCGCGCTCGGCCGGCCTTATCGCCATGGCCAACACCCTGGGGGCCATGACCGGCCCGCTTTTGGGCGGCTTTGTCCTCATCCCGGCCCTGGGCATGGAAAAGACCCTGTTTGCCCTTTGCGCCTTGTATCTCGCGCCGGCCCTGCTGTGCGCCGGCGGCAGCGCGCCCTGGCCGTCCTTTCGCTCCGGCCGTTTCCTGCAAATCGCCGCCGCTGTCTTTGCCCTGTTCCTGGCCGTCTTTCCCTTCGGCGTCATGCGCCAGTACCTGAACAAGGCCTGCGTCGATTTCCTCAAGGACGGCGAAATCCTCGTGCGCACCGTGGAAGGCGTCACCGGCACGCTTCAATACCTGCGCAAGGACTACCTCGGCCAGCCGCTCTATTACCGCCTCGTCACCGACGGCTACTCCATGTCCTCCACCGACCGGGGCGCACGGCGCTACATGAAGCTTTTCGCCTACTTCCCCCAAGCCGTGCTGCCAAATCCCAAGTCCGCCCTGCTCATCTGCTTCGGCACCGGCTCCACGGCCTCGGCCCTGGTCGAAAACAAGGCCCTGGAGCGCATCGACGTGGTGGACATCTCCCGCGACGTCCTGGCCGGCAGCCAGGTGGTCTACCCCCAGCCCGGGACCAATCCCCTGGACGATCCGCGGGTGCGCGCCCATGTCGAGGACGGCCGTTTCTACCTGCTGGCCAGCCAGCGCAAGTACGACATCATTACGGCCGAGCCGCCGCCGCCCATGATGGCCGGCGTGGTCAACCTCTATTCCCGTGAATACTTCGCGCTCATGCGCGACCGCCTAAACGACGGCGGCATGGTCACCTACTGGCTGCCCGTGTTCGAGATCTCGCCCGGCGACGCCAAGGCCATCCTCAAGGCCTTTAGCGACGTGTTCGAAAACGCCTCGCTGTGGACCGGCGACAACTTCAACTGGATGATGGTGGGCGTCAAAAAACCCAAGGGCCCCAAACCGGCGGCCGATTTCCCCGCGCCCTGGAAGACCGCGCCCACAGCCGAAGGCCTGCGCCAGATCGCCGTGGAAGAGCCGGCCCAACTCGGCGCACTTTTCATGCTCGACGGCCAGGATATGGCCAACTACCTCGGCGACGCCAAGCCGCTGACCGACAACTACCCCAAGCGCCTCACCGGCTACCCCGAGTCGCCCCAGGCACAGCAGCGCGACGTGGCCGCCCACAACGCGCTCATGGACGCCAACGCCTCCAAGGAACGCTTCGCGGCCTCCAAGCAGGCCGAACTGCTCCTGCCCCAGTCCGTCAAGGCCGAAGCCGAAGCCTGGTTCGAAACCCAGCAAATCATCAACACCTACCTCAACAACATGATCCCGCCGCCGCCGCCACTGCCGGCCGTCAACTACGTGCTGGCGGGTACGGACCTCACCGTGCTGCCGCTGTGGCTCATGAAGTCCGACCCCAAAAAAGTGGACATCGTGGAAAAGGCCATGGCCGCCGGCATGCCGCCCTCGGCCGAGACCGAATTCCAACTCGGCGTCAAAGCCCTGGCCGACCGCAACTACCTGCTGGCCGAAGCCAAGCTCAAGCGCGCCCAGGATCTCGGCTACCCCAGCAACCTGGCCCCGGCCCGGGTCTACATCCTGTGCATGGCCGGGCTGCTCTCCCAGGCCGAAGACCTGGCCCGGCAGGCCTTCAAGGGCGGCCAGGCCAGCGCCTCGGCCCGGGCCTACATGGAATGGCTGGCCCAGACGTTCGGGTTCACCAGTCCGTTTTAA
- the yedF gene encoding sulfurtransferase-like selenium metabolism protein YedF, translated as MPTTLDCRGLACPGPVLRCKECIESDAPDTLAVTVDNEAARENVSRFLTMRGYAVAVAEAGGGVFTLTATAGAAPVATPNESLSAKAETGSRTVVFITADVIGRGDDTLGAKLMVNFVGTLPELGERLWRIVLVNGGVRLAVAGSPVIDKLKALEQAGVSILVCGTCLDFYGILDKKEVGQTTNMLDVVTSLDLADKIVQI; from the coding sequence ATGCCCACTACCCTTGATTGCCGTGGCCTAGCCTGTCCCGGCCCGGTCCTTCGCTGCAAGGAATGCATCGAATCTGACGCCCCCGATACCCTGGCCGTCACCGTGGACAATGAAGCCGCCCGGGAAAACGTCAGCCGGTTTCTGACCATGCGCGGCTACGCCGTCGCCGTGGCCGAGGCCGGAGGCGGCGTTTTCACCCTGACCGCCACGGCCGGAGCCGCTCCCGTCGCCACGCCCAATGAGTCGCTGTCCGCCAAGGCCGAAACCGGCAGCCGCACTGTCGTTTTCATCACCGCCGACGTCATCGGCCGGGGCGACGACACCCTTGGGGCCAAACTCATGGTTAATTTTGTCGGCACCCTGCCGGAGCTGGGCGAACGCCTGTGGCGCATTGTCCTGGTCAACGGCGGCGTGCGCCTGGCCGTGGCCGGCAGCCCGGTCATCGATAAACTCAAAGCCCTGGAACAGGCCGGCGTGTCCATTCTGGTGTGCGGCACCTGCCTGGACTTTTACGGCATTTTGGACAAGAAAGAGGTCGGCCAGACCACCAACATGCTCGATGTCGTCACAAGTCTCGATCTGGCCGATAAAATTGTGCAAATCTGA
- a CDS encoding sensor histidine kinase, which yields MSDAPLPTFFLPAERLEQPAIDAIARDIAHSPSALTLAAIPLAVVIVNDTRQIVYANAKFLALANQDDACHVIGQRIGEALGCEHVDDNIGGCGTTRFCQYCGAAQAIVKSLEGECGTQECAINRVAASTLDALNLQVWAVPMEIEGHQLVLNSALDIAHEKALRGFERIFFHDIINAVTGIKGISDLLSLELPNNYLRELELLRRSIDDLQDIVDTQRDFLAVEAKEYRQNYTRLYTIDILNYLASYCQSFNHGGKRRIDVAPQAAARIFSSDLRIIQRIMVNMVKNALEAAGPGQSVTLGAEETDQCAVRLWVANPGMMPEEVQLRLFEKGFSTKGEGRGLGTYSMRLFARQCLGGEISFTSTAEDGTRFTLELPA from the coding sequence ATGTCGGACGCGCCCCTGCCCACGTTTTTTCTGCCGGCCGAACGCCTCGAACAGCCGGCCATTGATGCTATTGCCCGGGATATCGCCCATTCTCCTTCGGCCCTGACCCTGGCGGCCATCCCCTTGGCGGTGGTCATTGTCAACGACACCCGACAGATCGTCTACGCCAACGCCAAATTCCTGGCCTTGGCCAACCAGGATGACGCCTGCCACGTCATCGGCCAACGCATTGGCGAAGCCCTGGGCTGCGAACATGTGGACGACAACATCGGCGGTTGCGGCACCACCCGGTTTTGCCAGTACTGCGGCGCGGCCCAGGCCATCGTCAAAAGCCTTGAAGGCGAATGCGGCACCCAGGAATGCGCCATCAACCGGGTTGCGGCCTCAACGCTGGACGCGCTCAACCTGCAAGTATGGGCCGTGCCCATGGAGATTGAAGGCCACCAGCTGGTGCTCAACTCCGCCCTGGACATTGCCCATGAAAAAGCCCTGCGCGGTTTTGAACGCATCTTTTTCCACGACATCATCAACGCCGTCACCGGCATCAAGGGCATAAGCGACCTGCTGTCCCTGGAACTGCCCAACAACTATCTGCGGGAATTGGAACTGCTGCGCCGCTCCATTGACGATTTGCAAGACATCGTCGATACCCAACGCGACTTTCTGGCTGTCGAGGCCAAGGAATACCGGCAAAACTACACGCGCCTTTATACCATCGACATTCTCAACTACCTGGCCTCCTACTGCCAGTCCTTCAACCACGGCGGCAAACGCCGCATCGACGTCGCGCCCCAGGCCGCAGCGAGGATTTTCTCCTCGGATCTGCGCATCATCCAGCGCATCATGGTCAATATGGTCAAAAACGCCCTTGAAGCGGCCGGCCCCGGGCAATCCGTGACCCTTGGCGCTGAGGAAACCGACCAGTGCGCTGTGCGGCTGTGGGTCGCCAACCCCGGCATGATGCCCGAAGAGGTGCAACTGCGCCTGTTCGAGAAGGGGTTCTCCACCAAGGGCGAAGGCCGTGGGCTTGGGACCTACAGCATGCGCCTTTTTGCCCGCCAGTGCCTGGGCGGCGAGATCAGCTTCACTTCCACGGCCGAGGACGGCACGCGCTTTACCCTCGAACTGCCGGCCTGA
- a CDS encoding pseudouridine synthase — MDTTDSRLTRINKALASAGVCSRRHADDLIAAGRVTVNGAVVTEAGLRIDPARDALAVDGAPVNLAVEMPVTLALHKKPGVVTTASDPEGRPTVFDGLPEPWRGKRLFPVGRLDYFSEGLLLLTTDGELALRLTHPRWHVPKRYRVTVRGRVTPDMLGIMARGMRLAEGERLAPVAARLVEGPAQDRSILEMELHQGVNRQIRRMCRDLGLTVLRLARVSQGPVALGDLSPGACRELAPTELAALRQSVALDAPDVASPPPPPWQAAGGDTTRPPRPARPPQASGKRPETKASGGKTGTGPRRDGQPAPRRDRPARRRGQSS, encoded by the coding sequence ATGGACACAACGGATTCGCGCCTCACGCGCATCAACAAGGCCTTGGCCTCGGCCGGCGTGTGCTCCCGGCGTCACGCCGACGACCTCATCGCCGCCGGACGGGTCACGGTCAACGGGGCCGTGGTCACCGAGGCCGGGCTTCGCATCGACCCTGCCCGCGACGCCCTGGCCGTGGACGGCGCGCCGGTCAATCTGGCTGTGGAAATGCCGGTGACCCTGGCGCTGCATAAAAAGCCCGGCGTGGTGACCACGGCCAGCGATCCCGAAGGCCGGCCCACGGTCTTTGACGGCCTGCCCGAGCCCTGGCGCGGCAAGCGCCTGTTTCCGGTGGGGCGGCTGGACTATTTTTCCGAAGGCTTGCTTTTGCTCACCACCGACGGCGAGCTGGCCCTGCGCCTGACCCATCCGCGCTGGCACGTGCCCAAGCGCTATAGGGTCACCGTGCGCGGCCGGGTGACGCCGGACATGCTTGGCATCATGGCCCGGGGCATGCGCCTGGCCGAGGGCGAGCGCCTGGCTCCGGTGGCCGCCCGCCTCGTCGAGGGGCCGGCCCAGGACCGATCGATTCTTGAAATGGAGCTGCATCAAGGCGTCAATCGCCAGATCCGGCGCATGTGCCGTGATTTGGGCCTGACCGTGCTGCGCCTGGCCCGGGTCAGCCAAGGGCCGGTGGCGCTGGGCGACTTGTCGCCGGGGGCCTGCCGCGAACTGGCTCCGACCGAACTGGCCGCCCTGCGCCAATCGGTGGCTTTAGATGCACCTGACGTCGCGTCACCCCCGCCACCGCCCTGGCAGGCAGCCGGGGGCGATACGACGCGCCCGCCGCGTCCGGCCCGTCCTCCCCAGGCCAGCGGCAAACGGCCGGAAACCAAGGCCAGCGGCGGCAAGACCGGGACAGGACCGCGCCGTGACGGCCAGCCTGCGCCGCGCCGCGACCGCCCTGCCCGACGTCGCGGCCAATCTTCGTAA